Part of the Deinococcus misasensis DSM 22328 genome, GTTGTACTCCACGTGGGCGGTGTTGATGGTGATGCCACGGGCCTTTTCCTCAGGTGCCTTGTCGATCTGGTCGTAGGCGAGCTTTTCGATGGTGGGATCGGCAGCTGCTGCGGTAAAGGTGATCGCGGCGGTGAGGGTGGTTTTACCGTGGTCCACGTGAC contains:
- a CDS encoding GTP-binding protein codes for the protein MAKGTFERTKPHVNVGTIGHVDHGKTTLTAAITFTAAAADPTIEKLAYDQIDKAPEEKARGITINTAHVEYN